GGGTATGCCGCCATCCGCAATGAGCGAACGCTGACCATCGTCAGCAAAGACGAGGCAAAGGCCCGCGATATTCCTGTCAAAAGCGGCAGTGATCCCAACGATATTCCGAGGAATGCGGAGATTGTCACCCAGATCATCCCGATCCGGTTTGTCGAGGCGGTGCAACTGATCAAGGATTTGACGCCGTTGGTATCGCCGCAAACCACCATGACCGCCAACGAGGGTGGCAACGCGATCGTGATCACGGACACGCAGGCCAATATTCACCGGGTGGCTGAAATCATCAAAGCCATTGATGGTGGCGCCGAGGATTCCACGCAAGTGCGCGTCTTCAAATTGAAGTACGCTGATCCGGTGGAAATGGCCGATTTGCTGGGCAACGTGTTTCCGGATGACAGCCGGTCCGGCGGCAGCCAGGCACCGGTGCAATTTGGCGGCGGGTTTGGCGGTGGGTTTCGGGCCATGTTTGGCGGCATGGGCGGTGGCCGGGGCGGTGGCGCTCCCGGTGGCGCGGCCAGTGGCGGTGCCTCGGCGCAAAGCCAGCGCAACAAGAAGCGGGCGCGCGTAATCGCTGTGGCGGATCAACGCACGTCGTCCGTCGTGGTTAGTGCCGCGCGTGATTTAATTGATCAGGTGGCCGGTATGATCGAACAATTGGACGCGAATCCCGCGAAGAAACAAAAGGTATATGTGTACTCGCTGGAAAACGCGAGTGTTCAGGAGGTATCACAAATCCTGCGCGACATGTTTGATCGCAACGGGACCAGCAACAGCCGCAACAACACCACGCAGAACAGCCCGTTGACGACGCGCAGCACCCAGAGCCAGACCGGTAGCACCGGCACCAGCACCACTGGGACGGGGGGCACCTCGCGCGGTGTGGGCGGCGGCGGGGGAGTAGGCGGGGGATTCTAGTCGGGCAACCGCACAGCATAAAGATCAGATCATGAAAACTCATTATACGAAGTTCAAGTTCGGCATTAAATTGACGCTGGCGTTGCTGCTGGCGGCGACCCTGCCCGCCAGCGCCCAGTTCCGCGGTACGGGCGGTGGCGGTGGCGGTATGGGCGGCGGCGGCCTCAATCGCAGCTCCGGCGGTTCCAGCAGTTCCGGCAGCACCCGCCAGTATTATAACAACAGCATGGTTGGCGATGCGATGATTTCCAGCGACCCCGAGACCCGCCGGATCATTGTGATCACCGATGAAGATACGAGCCAGTTTGTGTCGCAGGTGATCACCAACCTGGATCGTCCCAAACCGCAGGTGCTGATCAAAGTGGTGTTTCTTGAGGTCACCCACAATGACAGTTCGGACATTGGGGTGGAAGGCGGCTATACCCATAATATTGATGGCACCACCACCGCCAATGGCGCGAATGTCTTCGGGTTGGGCGGCTTGAGTTCCGCCACCAGTAATCTGTCGTTCAACGCCATGGGGCAACCCCTCACCGCCTTTACCGCCGCCTCGCCCTACGCGGGCCTTTATCAGGTACTCGGCAAGGATTTTCAGGCTACGGTTCGCGCCATTGCCTTGGCTGGCAAAGCCAAGGTTTTATCCCGCCCCTCCATCCTAGCGCGTAACAACCAGCCCGCCACCATCCTGGTCGGCCAGACGGTTCCACTGATCAC
The window above is part of the Verrucomicrobiota bacterium genome. Proteins encoded here:
- a CDS encoding secretin N-terminal domain-containing protein, whose protein sequence is MKTANTFLLMTTLVAGLSTRAAEPPTPVPLPGEPVPTNATTLTVNATNSLGADAPPLTLILTNAVDTNAALPAAIGTNTEVMFYPGTNAADGLRLNFHGVPLEMVLSYLSDAAGFVVVLEADVRGKVDVWSSQPVSKEEAINLLNAVLNKNGYAAIRNERTLTIVSKDEAKARDIPVKSGSDPNDIPRNAEIVTQIIPIRFVEAVQLIKDLTPLVSPQTTMTANEGGNAIVITDTQANIHRVAEIIKAIDGGAEDSTQVRVFKLKYADPVEMADLLGNVFPDDSRSGGSQAPVQFGGGFGGGFRAMFGGMGGGRGGGAPGGAASGGASAQSQRNKKRARVIAVADQRTSSVVVSAARDLIDQVAGMIEQLDANPAKKQKVYVYSLENASVQEVSQILRDMFDRNGTSNSRNNTTQNSPLTTRSTQSQTGSTGTSTTGTGGTSRGVGGGGGVGGGF